The following coding sequences lie in one Zingiber officinale cultivar Zhangliang chromosome 2B, Zo_v1.1, whole genome shotgun sequence genomic window:
- the LOC122049337 gene encoding formate dehydrogenase 1, mitochondrial-like has protein sequence MATLSAAAATVDGTGSRTLHANSPDSKKIVGVFYKANQYASLNPEFVGCAEAALGIRDWLESKGHQYIVTDDKEGPNCELEKHIHDMHVLITTPFHPVYVTAEKIKKAKNLQLLLTAGVGSDHVDLKAAADAGITVVEISGSNAVSVAEDELMRILILVRNFLPGYRQVIDGDWNVAGIAHRAYDLEGKTVGIIGARRIGKLLLQRLKPFNCNLLYHDRLTISPELEKETGAKFEEDLDVILPKCDIVVINTPLTEKTRGMFDKERIGKLKKGVLIVNNARAAIMDTQAVVDACSSGHIAGYSGDVWNPQPAPRDHPWRYMPNHAMTPHVSGTTINSQLRYADGVKDTLDKYFNGEEFPAQNYIVKEGKLASQYQ, from the exons ATGGCGACGCTCAGCGCTGCAGCAGCCACAGTCGACGGAACGGGCTCCAGGACGCTCCAT GCTAATTCGCCAGACAGCAAGAAAATCGTCGGTGTTTTCTACAAGGCCAACCAGTACGCTTCCCTGAATCCTGAATTTGTAGGGTGCGCTGAAGCCGCCTTGGGCATTCGGGACTGGCTAGAATCGAAAGGCCACCAGTACATTGTAACTGATGACAAAGAAGGCCCAAATTGCG AGTTAGAGAAACACATTCACGACATGCATGTTTTGATCACGACTCCCTTCCATCCGGTTTACGTGACCGCGGAGAAGATAAAGAAAGCTAAAAACCTGCAACTTCTTCTGACCGCTGGGGTTGGCTCGGACCACGTCGATCTGAAAGCGGCAGCCGACGCAGGAATCACTGTAGTAGAAATCAGCGGAAGCAATGCTGTCTCGGTGGCAGAGGATGAATTGATGCGAATTCTCATCCTCGTCCGGAACTTCTTGCCTGGTTATCGTCAGGTGATCGACGGTGACTGGAACGTCGCAGGCATCGCGCACAGGGCTTACGATCTTGAGGGTAAGACTGTCGGCATTATCGGGGCGAGGCGCATCGGGAAGCTTTTGCTTCAGCGCCTGAAGCCTTTCAACTGCAATCTGCTTTACCATGACCGCCTCACGATTTCACCTGAACTGGAGAAAGAGACAGGAGCTAAGTTTGAGGAAGATCTTGATGTAATTCTCCCAAAGTGTGACATCGTCGTCATAAACACGCCTCTTACCGAGAAAACCAG AGGAATGTTTGATAAGGAGAGGATCGGGAAGTTGAAGAAGGGAGTTCTCATCGTGAATAATGCTCGAGCTGCTATCATGGACACCCAAGCAGTCGTAGATGCTTGCTCTAGTGGGCACATTGCAG GTTATAGTGGCGACGTTTGGAATCCCCAGCCAGCTCCCAGAGATCATCCATGGCGGTACATGCCAAACCACGCAATGACTCCCCATGTATCTGGCACCACCATTAACAGCCAA CTGAGATATGCGGATGGAGTGAAAGACACACTCGATAAGTACTTCAACGGAGAGGAATTTCCAGCTCAAAACTACATTGTCAAGGAGGGAAAGCTTGCGAGCCAATACCAATGA